The proteins below are encoded in one region of Paenibacillus albus:
- a CDS encoding sensory rhodopsin transducer, with translation MYEARGEKHWIIPDGYIPPTSAPGAYESHESVCVLNCSSEEALITFTIFFEDREPLENIHVTVPGRRTKHIRTSTLEAEGATIPLGVPYAIEVLSSIPIIVQYSRLDATQAENALMSVIAHPIK, from the coding sequence ATGTATGAAGCAAGAGGCGAGAAGCATTGGATCATTCCAGACGGCTACATTCCGCCGACCAGCGCACCAGGTGCTTACGAAAGTCATGAGTCGGTTTGTGTGCTCAACTGCTCCTCTGAGGAGGCGCTAATCACGTTCACGATCTTCTTCGAGGATCGTGAGCCGCTAGAGAACATTCACGTCACCGTGCCAGGCAGAAGAACGAAGCATATCCGCACGTCCACCCTTGAGGCAGAAGGAGCGACGATTCCACTCGGCGTTCCTTATGCCATCGAGGTGCTAAGCAGCATCCCGATCATTGTCCAGTACAGCCGATTGGATGCGACGCAAGCCGAGAACGCCCTTATGTCAGTTATCGCTCATCCTATAAAATAG
- a CDS encoding bifunctional aldolase/short-chain dehydrogenase, which translates to MVQSLWNQAKAAELQEGLAQLVYRSNIIGTDRSVCNWGGGNTSSKTTVTDFRGRDVEVMYVKGSGSDLATMKAGNFTGLRMEDIRPLFERDEMSDEEMVGYLAHCMIDSKHPRASIETLLHAFLPFKHVDHTHPDSIISLCCADNGKQLAAEIFGDRFVWVPYVRPGFTLSKMIAQGVLSNPKAELVLMEKHGLVTWGETSEEAYAQTIKIITEAEAFIEARVNEEKLFGGVKHEALPAEVRRSIAAAVMPTIRGAVSDAKKMILTFDDANDVLAFVGGASAPELSQVGAACPDHLVHTKVVPLFIDWTPNVDDIEGLQAILKESIAAYKKQYQAYFERNKNEGDVMFEAAPRVILIPGIGMINTGKSWSNSKVSGALYHRAIAVMRGATALGEFVSLSENESYNVEYWPLELYKLSLAPAEAEFSRKVAFITGGAGGIGSETARRLVSEGAHVVLADLNLEGAERVAGEINEKYGEGRAIAVKMDVTSEEAVIGAMNETALAYGGLDIVVNNAGLATSSPFDQTSLKEWNLNMSVLGTGYFLVAREAFKQMKQQAIGGNMVFIGSKNSVYAGKAASAYSAAKALEAHLARCIAAEGGEFGIRVNTILPDAILQGSTIWNGSWRNERAAAYGIEPDQLEEYYRKRTTLLVNIYPCDIAEGVAFFASSKADKTTGCMLTIDGGVPAAFTR; encoded by the coding sequence ATGGTACAATCGTTGTGGAATCAGGCAAAAGCAGCAGAGCTGCAAGAGGGACTTGCACAGCTCGTCTATCGTTCCAATATAATCGGTACGGATCGCAGCGTTTGCAATTGGGGTGGCGGCAATACGTCGAGCAAAACGACGGTTACCGATTTCCGCGGTCGCGATGTAGAAGTGATGTATGTGAAAGGAAGCGGCTCAGACCTTGCGACGATGAAGGCAGGCAATTTCACAGGCCTTCGGATGGAAGACATTCGCCCGCTGTTCGAGCGCGATGAAATGTCCGATGAGGAAATGGTCGGCTACCTCGCACATTGCATGATCGACAGCAAGCATCCGCGCGCATCCATTGAGACGCTGCTGCATGCTTTTCTCCCGTTCAAGCACGTTGACCATACTCACCCGGATTCCATCATAAGCCTGTGCTGCGCGGATAACGGCAAGCAGCTGGCGGCAGAAATTTTCGGCGACCGTTTCGTGTGGGTTCCCTATGTACGCCCAGGCTTTACACTCTCCAAGATGATCGCGCAAGGCGTTCTCTCGAATCCGAAGGCAGAGCTTGTCCTGATGGAGAAGCACGGTCTTGTAACATGGGGCGAGACGAGCGAAGAGGCTTATGCGCAAACGATCAAAATCATCACGGAAGCGGAAGCGTTCATCGAAGCCCGCGTTAATGAAGAGAAGCTGTTCGGCGGCGTGAAGCATGAAGCGCTTCCGGCAGAGGTTCGCAGAAGCATCGCAGCGGCTGTAATGCCAACGATTCGTGGTGCGGTTAGCGACGCTAAGAAGATGATTCTGACGTTCGACGATGCAAATGATGTGCTTGCTTTTGTAGGCGGCGCGAGCGCTCCTGAGCTGTCTCAAGTCGGCGCGGCATGCCCGGACCATCTCGTGCATACGAAGGTTGTTCCGCTCTTCATCGACTGGACGCCGAATGTGGATGACATCGAAGGTCTCCAAGCGATTCTGAAAGAAAGCATCGCTGCGTATAAGAAACAGTACCAAGCTTACTTCGAGCGCAACAAGAACGAAGGCGACGTCATGTTCGAAGCGGCGCCGCGCGTTATCTTGATTCCAGGTATCGGCATGATCAATACAGGCAAGAGCTGGTCGAACTCCAAAGTTAGCGGCGCTCTCTACCATCGTGCGATTGCGGTCATGCGCGGCGCAACGGCCCTTGGCGAATTCGTGTCACTTTCCGAGAACGAATCGTACAACGTGGAATACTGGCCGCTTGAGCTGTACAAATTGTCGCTCGCTCCGGCAGAAGCGGAATTCTCCCGCAAAGTGGCGTTTATTACAGGCGGCGCTGGCGGTATCGGCAGTGAAACAGCTCGCAGACTCGTATCCGAAGGCGCGCATGTTGTGCTAGCCGACCTGAATCTGGAAGGTGCAGAGCGCGTCGCCGGCGAAATTAATGAGAAGTACGGCGAAGGCCGCGCCATTGCGGTGAAGATGGACGTAACGAGCGAAGAAGCGGTTATCGGTGCAATGAACGAGACGGCACTCGCTTATGGCGGTCTAGATATCGTCGTTAACAACGCAGGTCTGGCAACATCGAGCCCGTTCGATCAAACGTCGCTCAAAGAATGGAATCTCAACATGAGCGTGCTTGGCACAGGCTACTTCCTTGTTGCTCGAGAAGCCTTTAAACAAATGAAACAGCAGGCAATCGGCGGCAACATGGTGTTCATCGGCTCCAAAAACTCGGTTTATGCAGGTAAGGCGGCATCAGCATACAGCGCGGCGAAAGCGCTGGAAGCTCATCTGGCACGCTGCATCGCAGCTGAAGGCGGCGAATTCGGTATCCGCGTCAACACGATTCTTCCGGATGCGATTCTGCAAGGTTCTACGATTTGGAACGGCAGCTGGCGCAATGAGCGGGCAGCCGCTTACGGCATCGAGCCGGATCAGCTGGAAGAGTACTACCGTAAACGGACGACGCTGCTTGTGAACATCTACCCGTGCGACATCGCGGAAGGCGTTGCGTTCTTCGCATCGTCCAAAGCAGACAAAACGACGGGCTGCATGCTCACAATCGACGGCGGCGTACCGGCAGCATTTACACGATAA
- a CDS encoding LysR family transcriptional regulator, with protein MNLEQMECIVEIAKTGSLSKAANQMNVTRSAVSQSITNLETELGIKLFIRSHAGAVPTADGEIIIHKASVILKEVQGIKAEAAKRSNSPVHELRISGTPAQLPLITDTYFSFKKEHPQFHLSFTENTALQIIDDIEHNRIDVGLFVLLDSFLHDRPHLLTLPLARTKLVLVVSRTSPLAGITSISMEQFLDVPLVLYQEDLVTRLFTEDVAKRHRPLNISLYTDNLDAMRTMVSGNYVATIVTELAIRSFSLYNDNFVCIDIEHFGWDDLTIGLVRLQEKHLSETVHLFLEQLENDLSKWNY; from the coding sequence ATGAATCTGGAGCAAATGGAATGCATCGTTGAAATTGCAAAGACCGGATCGTTATCCAAAGCAGCAAACCAGATGAATGTAACTCGATCAGCCGTCAGCCAATCCATCACCAACTTAGAGACAGAGCTTGGCATCAAACTATTTATTCGCAGCCACGCAGGCGCAGTGCCTACGGCGGATGGCGAGATTATTATTCATAAAGCTTCTGTTATTCTCAAAGAGGTGCAAGGCATTAAAGCAGAAGCCGCCAAGAGGTCTAATTCGCCTGTTCATGAGTTAAGAATTTCAGGTACACCAGCGCAGCTGCCGCTCATTACAGATACCTATTTCAGCTTCAAAAAGGAGCATCCCCAGTTTCATCTGTCGTTCACGGAGAACACAGCTTTGCAAATCATAGACGACATTGAACATAACCGGATCGATGTCGGGCTTTTCGTTCTGCTCGATTCATTTCTCCACGATAGACCGCATTTGCTGACATTGCCTTTAGCTCGAACGAAGCTTGTGCTCGTCGTTAGCAGAACGTCTCCTCTCGCCGGCATTACGTCAATTTCGATGGAGCAGTTTCTGGATGTGCCGCTCGTGCTGTATCAAGAGGATTTGGTCACCCGGTTATTCACGGAAGACGTAGCGAAACGCCATCGCCCGCTCAATATTTCCTTATACACGGATAATTTGGATGCGATGCGCACCATGGTTTCAGGCAATTATGTCGCCACAATCGTAACGGAATTGGCTATTCGCAGCTTCTCGCTGTACAATGACAACTTCGTCTGCATCGATATTGAGCATTTCGGCTGGGATGACCTCACGATTGGCTTGGTTCGATTGCAGGAAAAGCACCTATCGGAGACGGTCCACTTGTTTCTGGAACAGCTCGAGAATGACTTGTCCAAGTGGAACTATTGA
- a CDS encoding NUDIX domain-containing protein: MNVRVQVSCIAIKDNRIAMIQKLNPAYKTFQKYIPPGGHVEFSEKLEEACAREVEEETGLIVSNLELKGVVTFLREEYHSVCFFFVARKVEGELASNEPDKQSSHWIDLDGIDNNAKVPGYHKDFLKYMLTENKFLNARVEWLSPDDRVEWTIMEPNQLVTPL, from the coding sequence GTGAATGTGCGTGTTCAAGTATCCTGTATTGCAATCAAAGACAATCGAATTGCAATGATTCAGAAGCTAAATCCAGCCTATAAAACCTTTCAAAAGTACATTCCCCCAGGAGGACATGTAGAATTCTCCGAAAAATTAGAAGAAGCCTGCGCGCGAGAGGTTGAAGAAGAAACGGGGTTAATCGTTTCAAACCTCGAATTGAAAGGTGTGGTTACTTTCCTAAGGGAAGAATACCATTCTGTATGCTTCTTCTTCGTGGCACGCAAAGTCGAGGGAGAACTTGCATCGAATGAACCCGACAAGCAATCATCGCACTGGATTGATCTAGATGGCATTGACAACAATGCAAAGGTTCCGGGCTATCATAAGGATTTTCTTAAATACATGCTTACAGAAAATAAATTTCTAAACGCTCGCGTCGAGTGGCTTTCTCCCGATGATCGGGTCGAATGGACAATTATGGAGCCGAATCAATTAGTGACCCCTCTCTGA
- a CDS encoding methyl-accepting chemotaxis protein, with protein MFKHRFKLSSIANTLALLVTIISLITFSVLGSIMYSYSKRLIVQQQEDLILSKTQAIVQQIDALFKEKGTLVNQMATNKLFQKYIETTKSTADIVTSPYAAETLSTLSAIKDTDKNLLDTWVASDSANGGKGFWYEHDKAHSKADFDIKARPYYQPALAAEGVYYSDPYVDAGTGNLNIGIFHKVNDDQGKFIGFVAADLGMKDMPAIMQSYTLGETGYSMLVSKSGDLLYHPDKDKVLKEKLTDDKGELGEVAKKMVAGESGLALINDNGVKRYIGYAMSKETGWSVGLTVTQKEVMSGLKSFSVLTLAGFTISLIFLVAITYWALRYILRSIPVVLAKLKQIENGDLTVQFDVNSNNEIGKIASGVQSMVQQVYQMIRTIAETSHSLTASTNEISVTTEEVARGSMVQAESAQTATELVKKLTDAASQVSKRAQEAVELTVQTNSGAEAGGEAVRRTIESMENLMDRMSKLEKDSNQIGMIIQVINEISEQTNLLALNAAIEAARAGEQGRGFAVVADEVRKLAERSSDSTKQIVSIIAGMQNSTQESVDAVRETADLSRQTGQELERIIAMVGEVARQSEGIATESQKQVSGAQEAMREIESIAAVSEEAAAAAEETAGSSHTLSTLSESLNEVVKKFKV; from the coding sequence ATGTTCAAGCATCGATTCAAATTATCCAGCATTGCGAACACGTTAGCTTTACTCGTAACGATCATTAGTTTAATCACGTTCTCTGTCCTTGGCTCCATTATGTATTCGTACTCGAAGCGGCTTATTGTCCAGCAGCAAGAGGATCTGATTCTGTCCAAGACACAAGCGATCGTGCAGCAAATAGATGCATTGTTTAAGGAAAAAGGTACGCTTGTCAATCAAATGGCGACGAACAAGCTGTTCCAGAAGTATATCGAGACGACCAAGTCTACTGCGGATATCGTGACTTCTCCGTATGCAGCCGAGACGTTATCGACACTGAGCGCCATTAAAGATACGGATAAAAACCTGCTGGATACATGGGTGGCGAGCGATTCCGCGAACGGTGGCAAAGGGTTCTGGTACGAGCATGACAAAGCGCATTCGAAGGCGGATTTCGATATTAAGGCGCGTCCTTATTATCAGCCGGCTCTTGCAGCAGAAGGCGTCTACTACTCCGATCCTTATGTGGATGCGGGAACAGGCAACCTCAATATCGGTATCTTTCATAAAGTAAATGATGATCAAGGCAAGTTTATCGGTTTCGTAGCGGCTGATCTGGGCATGAAGGATATGCCTGCAATTATGCAGAGCTATACGCTCGGAGAGACAGGCTATTCTATGCTTGTGTCGAAGAGCGGCGATCTCTTGTATCATCCGGACAAAGATAAAGTGCTGAAGGAGAAGCTGACGGACGATAAGGGCGAGCTTGGCGAAGTGGCGAAGAAAATGGTTGCCGGCGAATCAGGTCTTGCGCTTATTAACGATAACGGCGTGAAGCGATATATAGGTTATGCGATGAGCAAAGAGACAGGCTGGTCCGTTGGTCTAACGGTGACACAGAAAGAAGTAATGAGCGGGTTGAAAAGTTTCTCTGTGCTGACTTTGGCCGGTTTTACGATCAGCCTTATTTTCCTCGTTGCGATTACCTACTGGGCGCTTCGTTATATCTTGAGAAGCATTCCAGTCGTGCTTGCAAAGCTGAAGCAGATTGAGAATGGCGACTTAACCGTTCAGTTTGATGTCAATTCGAACAATGAAATTGGCAAAATTGCATCAGGCGTGCAAAGCATGGTGCAGCAGGTGTATCAAATGATCCGCACCATTGCCGAGACGTCTCACAGCTTGACGGCTTCGACGAATGAGATTTCCGTGACGACCGAGGAAGTGGCGCGAGGCAGCATGGTGCAGGCGGAGTCTGCGCAGACAGCGACGGAGCTTGTGAAGAAGCTGACGGATGCGGCCAGCCAAGTGTCGAAGCGGGCGCAAGAAGCGGTAGAGCTGACGGTGCAGACGAACAGCGGTGCGGAAGCAGGCGGCGAAGCCGTGCGCAGGACGATTGAGAGCATGGAGAATCTGATGGATCGGATGTCCAAGCTGGAGAAGGACTCTAATCAGATTGGCATGATTATCCAAGTTATTAATGAAATCTCGGAGCAGACCAATTTGCTCGCCTTGAATGCGGCTATCGAAGCGGCGCGGGCAGGGGAACAAGGACGCGGATTTGCTGTTGTAGCCGATGAAGTACGGAAGCTGGCGGAACGCAGCAGCGATTCGACGAAGCAAATCGTGTCGATCATTGCAGGCATGCAGAACAGCACGCAGGAGAGCGTCGATGCGGTTCGTGAAACGGCCGATCTGTCCAGACAGACCGGGCAGGAGCTCGAGCGGATCATCGCGATGGTCGGCGAAGTCGCAAGACAGTCCGAAGGGATTGCGACGGAGAGTCAGAAGCAAGTAAGTGGGGCGCAGGAAGCGATGCGCGAGATTGAATCCATTGCTGCGGTTAGTGAAGAAGCCGCAGCCGCAGCCGAGGAGACGGCGGGCTCTTCCCATACGCTGTCCACATTGTCGGAGAGCTTGAACGAGGTTGTGAAGAAGTTCAAAGTATAG
- a CDS encoding Hpt domain-containing protein → MAELKKSKYKRLDMQAAIRRLGDNEVLYDTILHLFVNNHRSVSEEIRLELVAGNRESAIMAAHSFKGAALNVGVSELAGQADSIIRHITVAQLSAVQQLLNELDDQMKEFIELIVEANSK, encoded by the coding sequence TTGGCAGAGTTAAAGAAAAGCAAATACAAGCGGCTGGATATGCAAGCTGCCATCAGGCGACTTGGCGACAACGAAGTGCTGTACGATACGATTCTGCACCTCTTCGTAAACAACCACAGGAGTGTGAGCGAAGAAATTCGGCTGGAGCTGGTGGCAGGCAACAGAGAGAGTGCCATAATGGCCGCGCATTCCTTCAAAGGAGCAGCGCTGAACGTTGGCGTGTCGGAGCTAGCCGGGCAAGCGGATTCGATCATCAGACATATCACGGTCGCTCAGTTGAGTGCCGTTCAGCAGCTGCTGAATGAGCTGGATGACCAAATGAAAGAGTTCATTGAATTAATCGTTGAAGCAAACAGCAAGTAA
- a CDS encoding Sip1-related alpha-galactosidase: MILTQLFDEWRLSVTYETGETPSFTAAGWELGENGQDEHGSYQIYRLPFRDAEETSTLTLELTCYENSVIAHISVLLKQDIFGITHGLAPDAGIRLFVGEPPGIDGVLAHYNGYKWWWTRPYWAANTEGLPEKTQSLMWRTAGGASFTQLFPACSNVFKTALRGNGEGLEFVVSPLVHGFRSGRELLFVLHEGSDPYAVVQGAAELMFIARGERARLRESKRYPDAFNYLGWCTWDAFYHDVTEQGIEAKAIELRDKQVPVKWVMIDDGWSQVRDKMLVSLREDREKFPSGLAGTVRKLKGQFGVEWVGVWHAFTGYWHGIDPEGEIAQKLRDVLQYDQAGRLLTSTDAKLGFGFWKAWHSWLSAQGIDMLKVDSQSSLIEFVKGQLPLGQAAAGLHEALEASASLYFDGRLINCMGMAGENVWNRTNSAISRNSDDFYPAKPEWFREHALQNAYNSFYHSTLYWGDWDIWWTTHEDSIDHAVLRAISGGPVYVSDKVGETDAAALLPLVMSDGRLLRADKPGVPTADVLFVNPVETEVPLKIWSRSGEAGLLAAFHIHPGEGAMEGEFRLADIPGLDAEAAHAVYDHFGRSAFVMEGLAAETDIGTHRFTVEKHKPKFYTVVPVRDGFACFGLIDKYVSTAAIKSVHTCAGRAIVVLHEGGTLGFASESAPASAYVNGRQVDVKAEAGFYSVDCGAAAGAAVMVELVF, encoded by the coding sequence ATGATACTTACACAACTATTTGATGAGTGGCGGCTGAGCGTCACCTACGAAACTGGAGAGACGCCGTCATTTACAGCAGCAGGCTGGGAGCTTGGCGAGAACGGCCAAGACGAGCATGGCAGCTACCAGATCTACCGGCTTCCATTCCGCGATGCGGAAGAGACGAGCACCCTTACTCTTGAGCTGACTTGCTATGAGAATTCGGTTATTGCACATATTTCCGTCCTGCTGAAGCAGGATATTTTCGGCATTACGCATGGACTAGCGCCGGATGCGGGCATTCGTTTGTTTGTCGGCGAGCCTCCGGGCATTGACGGTGTATTGGCGCATTACAACGGGTACAAATGGTGGTGGACAAGACCATATTGGGCAGCGAATACGGAGGGATTACCTGAGAAGACGCAATCGCTGATGTGGCGCACAGCGGGAGGAGCGAGCTTCACGCAGCTGTTCCCGGCCTGTTCGAATGTGTTCAAGACGGCGCTTCGGGGCAATGGCGAAGGGCTTGAATTCGTGGTATCACCGCTCGTGCATGGCTTCCGCAGCGGTCGGGAGCTGTTGTTCGTGCTCCATGAAGGCAGCGATCCTTATGCCGTTGTTCAGGGAGCGGCTGAGCTGATGTTTATTGCGCGAGGAGAGCGTGCGAGGCTTAGAGAGTCGAAGCGTTACCCGGACGCGTTCAATTATTTGGGCTGGTGCACGTGGGATGCGTTCTATCATGACGTCACGGAGCAGGGCATTGAAGCCAAAGCGATCGAGCTGCGGGACAAGCAGGTTCCAGTCAAATGGGTCATGATCGACGATGGCTGGTCGCAGGTTCGGGACAAAATGCTCGTCTCCTTGAGGGAAGACCGCGAGAAGTTCCCAAGCGGACTGGCAGGCACCGTACGCAAGTTAAAAGGTCAATTTGGCGTGGAGTGGGTCGGTGTCTGGCATGCGTTCACCGGTTATTGGCATGGGATTGATCCCGAGGGCGAAATCGCTCAGAAGCTGCGCGATGTGCTGCAGTACGATCAAGCAGGCCGCCTGCTGACGAGCACGGATGCGAAGCTTGGCTTCGGCTTCTGGAAAGCTTGGCATAGCTGGCTCTCCGCACAAGGCATCGACATGCTGAAGGTGGACAGCCAAAGCTCGCTGATCGAGTTTGTAAAAGGCCAGCTGCCTCTAGGTCAAGCTGCTGCCGGGTTGCATGAGGCGCTGGAAGCCTCGGCTTCGCTTTACTTCGATGGGCGCTTAATCAACTGCATGGGCATGGCCGGCGAAAATGTTTGGAACCGGACGAACTCGGCCATCTCCCGCAACAGCGACGACTTCTATCCGGCTAAGCCGGAATGGTTCCGCGAGCACGCCTTGCAGAACGCGTACAATTCGTTCTATCACAGCACTCTGTACTGGGGCGATTGGGATATTTGGTGGACGACGCACGAGGACAGCATCGACCACGCGGTGCTGCGCGCGATCAGCGGCGGCCCTGTCTATGTTAGTGATAAGGTCGGCGAGACCGATGCGGCTGCCCTCCTGCCGCTCGTGATGTCGGACGGTCGCCTGCTTCGCGCTGACAAGCCTGGCGTCCCGACAGCAGATGTCCTGTTCGTGAACCCCGTGGAAACAGAGGTTCCGTTGAAAATCTGGAGTCGCTCGGGCGAGGCGGGATTGCTTGCAGCGTTCCACATCCATCCAGGTGAAGGTGCCATGGAAGGTGAATTTCGGCTAGCGGATATACCGGGATTAGATGCTGAGGCGGCTCATGCGGTTTATGATCATTTTGGCCGGAGTGCGTTCGTGATGGAGGGTCTAGCCGCGGAAACCGATATTGGGACGCACCGTTTCACGGTTGAGAAGCATAAGCCGAAGTTCTATACGGTCGTACCGGTTAGAGATGGCTTCGCGTGTTTCGGGCTGATCGACAAGTACGTATCGACGGCAGCGATCAAGTCTGTCCACACATGCGCGGGCCGCGCCATTGTGGTGCTGCATGAAGGCGGCACGCTCGGCTTCGCGTCAGAATCGGCTCCCGCGAGCGCATATGTGAACGGACGGCAAGTGGATGTGAAGGCGGAAGCCGGATTCTACAGCGTGGATTGCGGAGCTGCGGCGGGTGCGGCTGTGATGGTTGAGCTTGTGTTCTAG
- a CDS encoding acetyltransferase produces the protein MIDVFIFGSGGHAKVVIDILEKTEGYCIIGLIDGSKPRGTSAYGYTVVGDEEYITKYEGNAMGVVAIGDNWLRSKVVARILKIDNNFKFITAIHPSAVIARGVNIGDGTVVMAGVIINSDTVIGEHCILNTKSAMDHDNTIGDFVTLAPNATTGGNVTIGNYSVLSLSGSIIHAKVIGEHTVIGAGSTVLTDMGSNVVAYGTPARIIRIRAIGEKYL, from the coding sequence TTGATTGACGTATTTATTTTCGGTTCCGGCGGCCATGCGAAAGTAGTCATAGATATTTTAGAGAAAACAGAAGGTTATTGCATTATAGGATTGATTGATGGCTCTAAGCCTCGCGGGACTTCTGCATACGGTTATACAGTTGTTGGTGATGAAGAATACATTACGAAATACGAAGGAAATGCGATGGGAGTTGTCGCCATTGGTGATAATTGGCTGAGAAGCAAGGTCGTAGCTCGGATTTTGAAAATTGATAACAATTTCAAGTTTATTACTGCCATTCATCCATCTGCTGTTATTGCCAGAGGGGTTAATATTGGTGATGGAACAGTAGTGATGGCTGGTGTCATTATTAATAGTGATACAGTTATTGGCGAGCATTGTATATTAAACACGAAATCGGCTATGGACCACGATAATACTATTGGCGATTTTGTAACCCTCGCTCCGAATGCCACAACAGGTGGCAATGTAACAATAGGAAACTATTCGGTGCTATCTTTATCCGGAAGCATTATACATGCTAAGGTTATCGGAGAACATACGGTAATTGGCGCTGGTTCCACTGTCTTGACTGATATGGGTTCAAATGTTGTTGCCTATGGAACGCCAGCTCGTATAATTCGCATTCGAGCGATAGGTGAGAAGTATTTGTAA
- a CDS encoding alpha/beta hydrolase: MAVIHMTFFSSVLGMTSPLTVIMPQDVQPGEKLPVLYMLHGLSDDDTTWLRQTTIEYQLANRRMAVVMPNVHRSFYSDMAHGRKYWTYISEELPKIVKAMFPISDRREDTFVAGLSMGGYGAFKLALAHPDRYAAAASFSGALDIRALPHLFEGNEFTEIFGDLEGTKEHKDDLFYLAERAVKSGAKLPALYQCCGTADFLYEDNIRFLNYAKELGVELAYEEEPNHQHEWGYWNMKLPRVLDWIAEVTK, from the coding sequence ATGGCTGTTATTCATATGACTTTTTTCTCAAGCGTACTTGGCATGACCTCGCCACTGACGGTCATTATGCCGCAAGATGTGCAGCCGGGAGAAAAACTTCCGGTGCTGTACATGCTGCATGGTTTGAGCGACGATGATACCACTTGGCTTCGCCAAACGACAATCGAGTATCAGCTGGCGAACCGCCGGATGGCTGTCGTGATGCCGAATGTGCACCGCAGCTTCTACTCCGATATGGCGCATGGCCGCAAGTATTGGACGTATATCAGCGAGGAGCTGCCGAAGATCGTGAAGGCTATGTTCCCGATCTCGGATCGTCGCGAAGATACATTCGTGGCGGGGTTGTCGATGGGCGGCTATGGCGCCTTCAAGCTGGCGCTTGCGCATCCTGATCGCTATGCGGCGGCTGCAAGCTTCTCCGGCGCACTCGATATCCGCGCATTGCCTCATCTGTTTGAAGGCAATGAGTTCACGGAGATTTTCGGTGACCTGGAGGGTACGAAGGAGCACAAGGACGATCTGTTCTATCTCGCGGAACGTGCAGTTAAGTCGGGGGCGAAGCTTCCAGCGCTGTATCAGTGCTGCGGTACGGCGGACTTCCTGTACGAGGACAACATTCGCTTCTTGAACTACGCGAAGGAACTTGGCGTCGAGCTGGCGTACGAGGAAGAACCAAACCACCAGCATGAGTGGGGCTATTGGAACATGAAGCTGCCGCGTGTGCTGGATTGGATCGCGGAAGTCACGAAGTAG
- a CDS encoding carbohydrate ABC transporter permease produces MVQNKSLGSRSFDVVLFIILVLISLLSVAPIIHTLALSLSKASLAMAGQVFLWPKGLTLGSYDKVFADKQFFLSFWVTIKRTFIYTLFSVMATVLMAYPLSRETKQFKSRNVYMWIFVFVMMFNGGLVPTYLTIKSLGLMNNFWVLILPGLVNVYNAILVMNFFRNLPRELDESAGMDGAGAWRKLIQIYLPLSLPVLATITLFNIVGTWNEYFSAMIYVTKSNLIPLQTYLQQVVVTIDPTKITTDNVSQLTSVSDQTLSSAKIAVTMLPILIIYPLLQRYFITGITLGSVKE; encoded by the coding sequence ATGGTTCAAAATAAATCGTTAGGCTCGCGTTCCTTTGACGTCGTGCTGTTCATCATTCTAGTTCTTATCTCGCTGCTCTCGGTCGCGCCGATCATTCACACGCTTGCGTTATCGCTTAGTAAGGCGTCACTGGCTATGGCTGGTCAAGTCTTTCTCTGGCCGAAGGGACTAACTTTGGGCTCTTATGATAAAGTGTTCGCAGACAAGCAGTTCTTCCTATCGTTCTGGGTGACGATCAAGCGGACGTTCATCTATACATTATTTAGCGTCATGGCAACGGTCTTAATGGCGTATCCGCTGTCGCGTGAGACGAAGCAGTTCAAATCGCGGAACGTGTATATGTGGATTTTCGTATTCGTGATGATGTTTAATGGCGGGCTTGTTCCAACCTACCTGACTATCAAATCACTAGGGCTTATGAATAATTTCTGGGTGCTTATTCTTCCAGGTCTCGTTAATGTGTACAATGCGATTCTCGTTATGAACTTCTTCCGTAATCTGCCGCGAGAGCTGGATGAGTCTGCGGGGATGGACGGAGCGGGTGCGTGGCGGAAGCTGATTCAGATTTACTTGCCGCTTTCGCTGCCGGTGCTTGCGACGATCACGCTGTTCAACATTGTTGGCACATGGAACGAATACTTCAGTGCGATGATCTACGTTACGAAGAGCAATTTGATTCCGCTGCAAACGTATTTGCAGCAGGTCGTTGTAACGATTGACCCAACTAAGATAACGACCGATAATGTCAGCCAGCTTACGAGTGTATCTGATCAGACGCTAAGCTCTGCGAAGATTGCAGTGACGATGCTGCCGATTCTGATTATTTACCCGCTGCTGCAGCGCTATTTTATTACGGGGATTACGCTTGGCTCGGTGAAGGAGTAA